From a region of the Vidua macroura isolate BioBank_ID:100142 chromosome 3, ASM2450914v1, whole genome shotgun sequence genome:
- the OSTM1 gene encoding osteopetrosis-associated transmembrane protein 1 has product MAPPWCPCRALLPALGLALLGLAAAAGPRQTPALELAEELAEELWGAGLPGDLPELEPECRSLLAAFAEGSAALTGCLGRRARPVRLCQGCHGHYRRLLAQYGSIARAVGNSSESHNCAKSILTSDRLQIVVTLSEFFNETWEAANCANCLKNNSEGLSNSTEEFLDLFNKSLTCFEHNLQVQGIDLSPNNYTEVCKNCNETYTKLNDLYNHLQRMNRQGGESEHSAHLCIDVEDAMNITRKLWSRTFNCSLPCSDTVPVIAVSSFILFLPIVFYLSSFLHSKQKKRILILPKRIQSNANLVNIQEKYS; this is encoded by the exons ATGGCGCCGCCGTGGTGTCCCTGCCGGGCGCTGCTGCCGGCGCTGGGGCTCGCCCTGCTCGGcctcgccgccgccgcggggccgcgccAGACCCCGGCGCTGGAGCTGGCGGAGGAGCTGGCGGAGGAGCTGTGGGGCGCGGGGCTGCCCGGCGACCTGCCCGAGTTGGAGCCCGAGTGCCGCAGCCTCCTGGCCGCCTTCGCGGAGGGCAGCGCGGCGCTGACGGGCTGCCTGGGCCGGCGCGCCCGCCCGGTgcggctgtgccagggctgccacgGCCACTACCGCCGCCTGCTCGCACAGTACGGCAGCATCGCCCGCGCCGTCGGG aATTCCTCTGAGAGCCACAATTGCGCCAAAAGCATCTTGACCTCAGACAGGCTGCAGATAGTTGTGACCCTTTCAGAGTTCTTCAATGAAACCTGGGAGGCAGCCAACTGCGCAA ATTGTTTAAAGAATAACAGTGAGGGATTATCAAATTCTACTGAagaattcctggatttattcAATAAATCTCTGACATGTTTTGAACATAACCTTCAG GTGCAAGGCATTGATCTGTCACCAAATAACTACACAGAAGTGTGCAAAAACTGCAACGAAACCTACACAAAATTGAATGATTTGTATAACCACCTGCAGAGGATGAACAGGCAAGGTGGTGAATCTGAGCACTCTGCACACTTGTGTATTGATGTGGAAGATGCA atGAACATCACTCGGAAGCTTTGGAGCAGGACTTTCAACTGTTCTCTTCCCTGCAGTGATACAGTCCCAGTGATTGCAGTTTCATCCTTTATTCTCTTCCTACCTATTGTTTTTTATCTTAGTAGCTTCCTTCACTCCAAGCAGAAGAAACGGATACTCATTTTGC ccAAGCGCATCCAGTCAAATGCCAATCTTGTGAACATCcaagaaaaatacagctga